A window of Chitinophaga sp. MM2321 contains these coding sequences:
- a CDS encoding ATP-binding cassette domain-containing protein — protein MKQRNAEIDMNDVVISIKDLYKSFGNNHVLRGVNMDVHKGENVVVLGRSGTGKSVLIKIIVGLLHPDAGTVNVLGQEVSTLKSAELRELRMQVGFSFQSSALYDSMTVGENLAFPLRRNNKNISNDQVRRMVDIVLEAVGLSQSLNQLPAELSGGQRKRIGIARTLILKPQIMLYDEPTAGLDPITCTEINNLINEVQRRFNTSSIIITHDLTCAKETGDSIAVMQEGKFVAQGSFDEVFEKQNDLIKSFYQYNFIQ, from the coding sequence ATGAAACAACGCAACGCAGAAATAGATATGAACGATGTAGTGATCTCTATAAAAGATCTCTATAAATCATTCGGTAACAATCATGTACTACGTGGAGTGAACATGGACGTACACAAGGGAGAAAACGTAGTGGTACTCGGCCGTTCGGGTACCGGTAAATCCGTGCTGATCAAAATCATCGTAGGATTGCTACATCCCGATGCCGGAACGGTAAATGTATTGGGACAGGAAGTGAGCACACTGAAAAGCGCAGAGCTGCGCGAGCTGCGGATGCAGGTGGGCTTCTCCTTTCAGAGCAGCGCATTGTATGATAGTATGACGGTAGGTGAAAACCTGGCTTTCCCCCTGAGAAGAAATAACAAGAATATCAGCAACGACCAGGTACGGAGAATGGTAGATATTGTACTGGAAGCAGTAGGGCTTTCACAATCACTGAACCAGTTGCCGGCAGAACTTTCCGGCGGACAACGGAAACGCATAGGTATTGCCCGTACCCTCATTCTGAAGCCGCAGATCATGTTATATGATGAACCTACCGCCGGTCTTGACCCCATAACGTGTACAGAAATCAACAACCTGATCAATGAAGTACAACGCCGGTTCAATACAAGCTCCATCATCATCACACATGACCTCACCTGCGCAAAAGAAACAGGCGATAGCATTGCGGTGATGCAGGAAGGTAAATTTGTAGCACAGGGCTCTTTTGATGAAGTATTTGAAAAACAGAATGACCTGATCAAAAGTTTTTATCAATATAATTTCATACAGTAA
- a CDS encoding DeoR/GlpR family DNA-binding transcription regulator, translating to MSMINIAERHKFILDKLEEKGYVNVLDLCKELDVSGVTIRKDLKLLEDKALLFRSHGGATVHNPYTNDKPVNEKENIRREEKNSIGQAAAALIAANDAIIIASGTSVQALARHIHPKGHLTVITGALNVALELLRYPDIEVIQLGGQLRSSSSSVTGYYAEKILDDFSCSKLFLGVDGIDIEFGLTTSNMMEAHLNQKMIATVQKIIVLADSGKFGKRGFGRICGMEDIDEIITDKGISPHTLKAMEDMGIKVTIV from the coding sequence ATGTCAATGATCAATATTGCTGAACGCCACAAGTTTATCCTGGACAAACTGGAAGAAAAAGGATATGTAAATGTGCTTGACCTGTGTAAAGAACTCGATGTATCAGGTGTAACGATACGAAAAGACCTGAAGCTCCTGGAAGATAAGGCGCTGTTATTCCGCTCACATGGCGGCGCTACCGTACATAACCCCTACACGAATGATAAGCCGGTAAATGAAAAGGAAAACATCCGGCGTGAAGAGAAGAATAGTATAGGCCAGGCTGCCGCTGCACTGATTGCTGCAAATGATGCCATCATCATCGCTTCAGGTACATCTGTACAGGCATTGGCCCGGCATATTCACCCCAAAGGCCATTTAACCGTTATCACCGGTGCGCTCAACGTGGCGCTGGAACTGCTCCGCTATCCCGATATTGAAGTGATCCAGTTAGGCGGACAACTGCGCAGCAGCTCATCTTCCGTAACAGGTTACTATGCTGAAAAGATACTGGACGACTTCTCCTGCAGCAAATTGTTTCTCGGTGTAGATGGTATTGATATTGAGTTTGGTCTTACTACCAGCAACATGATGGAAGCCCACCTGAATCAGAAAATGATTGCCACCGTGCAAAAAATTATTGTACTGGCGGATTCCGGTAAGTTTGGTAAAAGAGGCTTTGGCAGGATCTGTGGCATGGAAGATATCGACGAAATCATTACTGATAAAGGGATCTCTCCTCATACGCTGAAGGCCATGGAAGATATGGGGATCAAAGTAACCATCGTATAG
- a CDS encoding glycerol-3-phosphate dehydrogenase/oxidase, with product MNRKEFVKNIRSAPGQYWDMIIIGGGATGLGIAMDAATRGYRTLLLEQADFAKGTSSRSTKLVHGGVRYLAQGDVALVREALYERGLLLQNAPHLAHNQQFIIPHYSWWQGPFYTIGLKVYDLLSGRLSLGRSKHISKAEAIKRLPTIRPEGLKGGIVYHDGQFDDARLAINIAQTAAEGGAVLLNYFKVNGLLKQSNGRINGVKAQDLETGETYSLSARTVINATGVFVDEILQLDNPAARRMVKPSQGVHLVLDSAFLDSDSAIMIPKTPDGRVLFAVPWHGKVLLGTTDTPLDDHSMEPIALEEEINFILETAAKYLSRPPSRADVRSVFAGLRPLAAPQKSTGSTKEISRSHKILVAPSGLITITGGKWTTFRRMAEDTVDEAIKTGGIPPAKCQTKDLHIHGYQLQPSATEPLNVYGSDATMLKAFISLFPELNHQLHPRLPYIKAQVIWAVRHEMARTVEDTLARRLRALFLDAAAAIDMAPSVAALMAEEMGKDEEWQKAQVKEFTAMAQHYLLNNNSAHEQMRVTA from the coding sequence ATGAACAGGAAGGAATTTGTAAAAAACATCAGATCGGCTCCAGGTCAGTACTGGGATATGATCATTATCGGCGGAGGGGCTACTGGTCTGGGTATAGCGATGGATGCGGCCACCCGCGGATACAGAACGTTATTACTGGAACAGGCGGATTTTGCAAAAGGCACTTCCAGCCGCAGCACCAAACTGGTACATGGAGGCGTGCGTTACCTGGCACAGGGCGATGTAGCCCTGGTGCGTGAAGCTTTATATGAAAGAGGGTTACTGTTACAAAACGCCCCACACCTGGCGCACAACCAGCAATTCATTATCCCGCACTATAGTTGGTGGCAGGGCCCCTTCTATACTATTGGCTTAAAAGTATACGACCTGCTTTCCGGTCGCCTGAGCCTCGGCAGATCAAAACATATCAGCAAAGCTGAAGCTATTAAAAGGTTGCCTACCATCCGGCCCGAAGGACTCAAAGGAGGAATTGTTTATCATGATGGTCAGTTTGATGACGCCAGGCTGGCGATCAACATTGCACAAACGGCTGCTGAAGGCGGCGCCGTACTCCTGAATTATTTCAAAGTAAATGGTTTACTGAAACAATCCAATGGCAGGATCAATGGTGTAAAAGCGCAGGACCTGGAAACAGGAGAAACCTATTCCCTGTCTGCCCGCACCGTTATTAATGCTACCGGCGTATTCGTTGATGAAATTCTTCAGCTGGATAATCCCGCCGCCCGCCGCATGGTAAAACCCAGTCAGGGTGTACACCTGGTACTGGACAGCGCATTCCTGGACAGCGACAGTGCCATCATGATTCCGAAAACACCGGACGGCAGGGTACTCTTCGCCGTACCATGGCATGGCAAAGTACTGCTGGGCACCACAGATACACCGCTGGATGACCACAGCATGGAACCAATCGCACTGGAAGAGGAAATCAATTTCATCCTCGAAACAGCCGCCAAATACCTGTCACGCCCACCTTCCCGTGCGGATGTGCGCAGTGTGTTTGCAGGTCTGCGCCCACTCGCAGCACCACAAAAAAGTACCGGCAGCACCAAAGAGATCTCCCGCAGCCATAAGATACTGGTAGCGCCTTCCGGCCTGATCACCATCACCGGCGGTAAATGGACCACCTTCCGCAGAATGGCAGAAGATACGGTAGATGAAGCCATCAAAACAGGTGGCATCCCTCCTGCCAAGTGCCAGACCAAAGATTTGCACATACACGGTTACCAGCTGCAACCATCTGCTACGGAACCATTAAATGTATATGGCAGCGATGCTACGATGCTGAAAGCATTCATTTCCTTGTTTCCTGAACTGAACCATCAACTACACCCGCGCCTGCCCTATATCAAAGCACAGGTAATATGGGCAGTACGGCATGAGATGGCCCGCACAGTGGAAGATACGCTTGCACGGCGCTTAAGGGCCTTGTTCCTCGATGCAGCCGCAGCTATTGACATGGCGCCATCTGTGGCCGCACTCATGGCGGAGGAAATGGGCAAAGACGAGGAATGGCAAAAAGCACAGGTGAAAGAATTTACAGCCATGGCGCAACATTATCTATTAAATAATAACAGCGCGCATGAACAGATGCGTGTAACGGCATAG
- a CDS encoding YhcH/YjgK/YiaL family protein: MIIDSLDNAHLYYRLGLKFIKAFEYLAQTDFSSLEKGRYEIDGTNIFAIVNEYETVDAATEQMEAHKKYIDIQYIVKGEELVGHDFLHQKTPSKAYSDADDYMLFAERPVFFSKLEQNSFGVFFPTDLHMPNLMADKPSMVKKVVIKISV, translated from the coding sequence ATGATAATTGATTCATTAGATAATGCCCATCTGTACTACCGCTTAGGTCTTAAATTTATAAAGGCTTTTGAATACCTGGCACAAACAGATTTTTCCAGCCTGGAAAAAGGCCGGTATGAAATTGACGGAACAAATATTTTTGCCATCGTCAACGAATATGAAACGGTAGATGCTGCCACAGAGCAAATGGAAGCACATAAAAAATATATCGATATCCAGTATATCGTAAAAGGAGAGGAGCTTGTCGGACACGATTTTCTGCACCAGAAAACACCTTCCAAAGCTTACAGTGATGCAGATGATTATATGCTCTTTGCGGAAAGACCGGTATTTTTCTCAAAACTGGAACAAAACAGTTTCGGCGTCTTTTTTCCTACAGATCTTCATATGCCAAACCTCATGGCTGATAAACCATCTATGGTAAAAAAGGTGGTCATCAAAATAAGCGTCTGA
- a CDS encoding ABC transporter permease encodes MDSSNGQPDKPFISLKVDAFFISVHHIFSFVARFFREACRLPFERREFTRQCYQVGYKSLALISLTGFITGLVFTKQSRPSLAEFGATSWLPSLIAIAIIRALAPLVTALICAGKIGSGIGAELGSMKVTEQIDAMEVSAINPFKFLVVTRVLATTVCLPILMAYTALVGLLGSYLDVHLNEQLSLTAFFMKAFNDITFLDLGASTFKAMVYGFTIGIVSCYQGYNAKQGTQGVGKAANISVVISMFLIFIEEVIIVQVVNSVR; translated from the coding sequence ATGGATTCCAGCAACGGGCAACCTGACAAACCATTTATATCGCTAAAAGTAGACGCCTTTTTCATCAGCGTTCATCACATCTTTTCATTCGTAGCCCGTTTTTTCCGGGAAGCATGCCGGCTGCCATTTGAGCGTCGGGAATTTACCCGGCAGTGCTACCAGGTGGGATATAAGTCCCTTGCACTTATCAGCCTCACCGGATTCATTACAGGGCTGGTGTTTACTAAACAATCACGTCCTTCGCTGGCTGAATTCGGCGCTACCTCCTGGCTGCCTTCGCTCATCGCGATAGCCATTATCCGGGCGCTGGCCCCATTGGTAACGGCGCTGATCTGCGCAGGTAAAATAGGTTCCGGTATCGGTGCAGAACTCGGCTCCATGAAAGTAACAGAACAGATTGATGCGATGGAAGTATCGGCGATCAACCCGTTTAAATTTCTCGTGGTAACCCGTGTACTGGCTACTACCGTATGCTTACCGATATTGATGGCTTATACGGCGCTTGTTGGCTTACTGGGGTCTTATCTTGATGTACACCTGAATGAACAGTTAAGCCTCACCGCCTTTTTCATGAAAGCTTTTAATGACATTACCTTCCTGGATCTGGGCGCCTCCACCTTTAAAGCCATGGTGTATGGTTTTACTATTGGTATCGTAAGTTGTTACCAGGGATATAATGCAAAACAAGGCACACAGGGCGTAGGTAAAGCTGCCAACATTTCGGTGGTAATATCCATGTTCCTGATTTTTATTGAAGAAGTAATTATAGTACAGGTAGTAAATTCTGTGAGATAG
- a CDS encoding SulP family inorganic anion transporter — protein MKPISGLFNFSQKVDYKVEVLAGLTVAMTMIPESLSFAILAGFPPLVGLYAAFIMGLVTALFGGRPGMVSGGAGATAVVLIALMQSHGLEYVFAAVILAGVFQAAVGLFKLGKFIRLVPQPVMYGFVNGLAVIIFMAQFGQFKTMANGELTWLSGSPLWIMTGLVALTIAIVVFFPKITKAVPASLVAIIVVFGLVLGLGIDTRTVKDIASVSGGFPPFHLPSVPFTLEMLQVIFPYALIMAGVGLTESLLTLNLVDEITGNKGNGSKECIAQGSANILNGLFFGMGGCAMIAQTFVNLGAGAKARLSGIIAALTILMVVLFGAPVIERVPMAALVGVMIMVAITTFEWASFRVINKMPKQDVIIGILVAVITVWLHNLALAVLIGVIISALVFAWESAKRIRARKYTDEHGIRHYEIYGPLFFGSVTAFNEKFDVGNDPQEVIIDFKDSRVADMSGIEALNKLTEKYRLAGKTLHLRHLSPDCRVLLKNAADVIDVNIMEDPAYLVAVK, from the coding sequence ATGAAACCTATTTCAGGGCTGTTCAATTTTTCACAAAAAGTCGATTATAAAGTAGAAGTACTGGCGGGACTAACGGTCGCGATGACCATGATCCCCGAGTCGCTCTCTTTTGCCATATTAGCGGGTTTCCCACCACTGGTAGGACTATACGCTGCATTTATCATGGGATTGGTGACCGCTCTTTTTGGCGGCCGGCCGGGCATGGTGTCTGGTGGTGCGGGTGCCACAGCTGTTGTACTCATCGCATTGATGCAGTCGCATGGACTGGAATATGTATTTGCGGCGGTAATACTGGCTGGTGTGTTCCAGGCCGCAGTAGGGCTTTTCAAGCTTGGCAAGTTTATCCGGCTGGTACCACAACCGGTGATGTATGGATTTGTAAACGGGTTGGCAGTCATCATTTTTATGGCGCAGTTCGGGCAGTTTAAAACCATGGCCAATGGTGAACTGACCTGGCTTTCTGGTAGTCCTTTGTGGATCATGACCGGGTTAGTAGCATTAACTATCGCTATCGTTGTATTCTTTCCTAAAATAACAAAGGCCGTCCCCGCATCGCTGGTGGCTATCATCGTGGTGTTTGGCCTTGTACTCGGACTGGGTATCGATACCAGGACGGTAAAAGATATTGCCTCAGTGAGTGGTGGGTTTCCGCCTTTCCATCTGCCGAGTGTACCTTTTACTTTGGAGATGTTACAGGTGATCTTTCCCTATGCACTGATTATGGCAGGAGTGGGGTTGACGGAAAGTTTGCTCACGTTAAATCTCGTAGATGAAATAACAGGCAACAAAGGCAATGGCAGTAAGGAATGTATTGCACAGGGTAGCGCCAATATCCTCAATGGCCTTTTCTTTGGCATGGGTGGCTGTGCTATGATTGCACAAACATTTGTGAACCTGGGTGCCGGCGCCAAAGCCCGCTTGTCGGGCATTATCGCGGCACTCACTATTCTCATGGTGGTGCTTTTCGGTGCGCCGGTAATAGAACGTGTACCGATGGCCGCACTGGTAGGTGTCATGATCATGGTGGCTATCACTACTTTTGAATGGGCCAGCTTCCGGGTCATCAACAAAATGCCTAAACAGGATGTAATCATTGGGATACTCGTAGCTGTTATTACGGTATGGCTGCATAACCTGGCGCTGGCCGTATTAATCGGGGTGATCATTTCCGCGCTCGTATTTGCATGGGAAAGCGCCAAACGTATCCGCGCCAGAAAATATACAGACGAACACGGCATCCGGCACTATGAAATTTATGGTCCGCTGTTCTTTGGATCCGTAACAGCTTTCAACGAAAAATTTGATGTAGGGAATGATCCACAGGAAGTGATCATCGATTTTAAAGATAGCAGGGTAGCAGATATGTCGGGCATAGAAGCCTTGAATAAGCTGACGGAAAAATACCGTCTGGCAGGTAAAACGCTGCACCTGCGCCACCTCAGCCCGGATTGCCGCGTGCTGCTGAAAAATGCTGCTGACGTGATCGATGTAAATATTATGGAAGATCCTGCCTACCTGGTGGCAGTTAAATAA
- a CDS encoding glycoside hydrolase family 172 protein, whose translation MRIISLILLLAGCSLHLCAQKAGNFNGLDMNLGNLYRLSGAQTRSISPENFTGEKGKGGMATPQQNAAPNTANASHAARELGQGWKVNPFVVIKPGQTFTMGEISGSGAIQHIWMTPTGVWRYSILRIYWDDEKEPSVECPVGDFFGMGWNEYAPLNSLPVTVNPGSAFNCYWAMPFRRKCRITMENINTEPMNLYYQIDYTLTDVPDDAAYFHAQFRRANPNTTSDYVLVDNIRGKGQYVGTYMAMGVNNSGWWGEGEIKFFMDGDTKFPTICGTGTEDYFCGSYNFDRGGKYTEFCTPYAGLHQVIRPDGTYKARQRFGMYRWHIMDPVRFDKELKVTIQDLGWRQGGRYLQQKSDISSVVYWYQTEPHQPFPKLPSRDELEVN comes from the coding sequence ATGAGAATAATATCATTAATACTTCTTCTTGCAGGCTGTAGTCTTCACCTGTGCGCACAAAAGGCCGGTAATTTTAACGGGCTGGATATGAACCTGGGCAATCTGTACCGGTTGTCTGGTGCACAGACCCGCTCTATCAGTCCGGAAAATTTTACCGGCGAAAAGGGTAAAGGTGGCATGGCTACCCCGCAACAAAATGCAGCACCGAATACCGCCAACGCCTCCCATGCCGCCAGGGAACTGGGACAAGGCTGGAAGGTAAACCCCTTTGTGGTGATCAAGCCGGGGCAAACTTTTACCATGGGTGAAATCAGTGGTTCAGGAGCTATCCAGCATATCTGGATGACACCTACCGGTGTGTGGCGTTATTCTATCCTCCGTATTTATTGGGATGATGAGAAAGAACCCTCCGTAGAATGTCCGGTGGGTGACTTCTTCGGCATGGGCTGGAATGAATATGCACCGCTTAATTCATTGCCGGTGACTGTAAACCCCGGCAGCGCCTTTAACTGTTACTGGGCGATGCCTTTCCGCAGAAAATGCCGCATTACGATGGAGAATATCAACACAGAACCGATGAACCTGTATTACCAGATCGACTATACGCTGACAGATGTACCCGATGATGCCGCCTATTTCCATGCACAGTTCCGCCGGGCCAATCCTAATACCACTTCTGATTATGTACTGGTAGATAATATCCGGGGAAAAGGACAATACGTAGGTACCTATATGGCTATGGGCGTGAATAATTCCGGCTGGTGGGGAGAAGGCGAAATCAAGTTTTTCATGGATGGAGATACAAAATTCCCTACCATCTGTGGCACGGGTACAGAAGATTATTTCTGTGGTTCGTACAACTTTGACCGGGGAGGTAAATACACAGAATTCTGCACACCCTATGCGGGCTTACACCAGGTAATCCGCCCGGACGGCACCTATAAAGCCAGGCAACGTTTTGGTATGTATCGCTGGCATATCATGGACCCGGTACGTTTCGACAAGGAGCTGAAAGTGACCATCCAGGACCTGGGATGGCGGCAAGGTGGGCGGTATCTGCAACAGAAATCCGATATTTCCTCTGTTGTATACTGGTATCAGACAGAGCCACATCAGCCATTTCCGAAACTGCCATCCAGGGATGAGCTGGAAGTGAATTGA
- the glpK gene encoding glycerol kinase GlpK — protein sequence MTKYIMALDQGTTSSRAIIFDKAGAVISVAQKEFTQLFPQPGWVEHDPAEIWSSQIGVATEAMAKIGLEGGDIAAIGITNQRETTLVWDRTTGKPIHNAIVWQDRRTAAYCDSLKAAGHETMVREKTGLVIDAYFSGTKVKWILDNVSGARELAAKGQLAFGTVDAWLVWNLTHGTVHATDITNASRTMLFNIHTQDWDTELLTLLDIPVSMLPVVNESSEVYGHTAAGIFAAQIPIAGIAGDQHAALFGQMCTAPGMVKNTYGTGCFMLMNIGDTPIISKNNLLTTVAWKVNGQIQYALEGSIFIAGAIVQWLRDGLGIIRSSAEVEALAASVDQNEGVYLVPAFAGLGAPHWDQHARGTLVGMTRGTNSAHIARAALESIAYQTMEVLQAMEADANISIKELRVDGGATGNNLLMQFQADILGTNVVRPGITETTALGAAYLAGLAIGYWKDQEEIRSQWKMEKCFTPSLAKEHHEEWIGGWNKAVKAAKAWAQ from the coding sequence ATGACCAAATACATTATGGCGCTGGACCAGGGCACCACGAGCTCAAGGGCGATCATTTTCGACAAAGCCGGCGCAGTTATTTCAGTTGCACAGAAAGAATTTACGCAGCTCTTCCCACAACCGGGATGGGTAGAACATGATCCTGCTGAAATATGGAGCAGCCAGATAGGCGTAGCCACAGAAGCGATGGCTAAAATAGGACTGGAAGGAGGCGATATTGCGGCTATTGGTATTACCAACCAGCGTGAAACCACCTTGGTATGGGACCGTACAACCGGCAAACCCATTCACAACGCTATTGTATGGCAGGATCGCCGTACAGCCGCCTATTGCGACAGCCTGAAGGCAGCGGGTCATGAAACAATGGTGCGCGAAAAAACCGGTCTTGTTATAGATGCTTACTTCTCCGGCACAAAAGTGAAATGGATCCTGGATAATGTATCCGGTGCAAGAGAACTGGCTGCGAAAGGACAACTGGCCTTTGGTACCGTTGATGCCTGGCTGGTATGGAACCTCACCCATGGAACTGTACATGCTACAGACATTACCAACGCCTCCCGCACTATGTTGTTCAATATACATACACAGGATTGGGATACGGAATTACTCACCCTGCTGGACATTCCGGTTTCCATGCTACCGGTAGTAAATGAATCCAGCGAAGTATACGGCCATACAGCAGCGGGCATCTTCGCCGCGCAGATCCCTATTGCAGGAATCGCCGGCGACCAGCACGCCGCCTTGTTCGGGCAGATGTGTACTGCACCCGGCATGGTGAAGAACACTTATGGAACCGGCTGTTTCATGCTGATGAATATCGGCGACACGCCCATCATCAGTAAAAATAACCTGCTGACAACCGTTGCCTGGAAAGTAAACGGACAGATACAATATGCACTGGAAGGCAGCATCTTTATTGCCGGCGCGATCGTACAATGGTTGCGCGATGGACTGGGTATTATCCGTTCTTCCGCGGAAGTAGAAGCACTCGCCGCAAGTGTGGATCAGAATGAAGGTGTATACCTGGTACCCGCTTTCGCCGGACTGGGCGCGCCACACTGGGACCAGCACGCACGCGGTACACTCGTAGGCATGACCCGTGGTACCAACTCCGCACATATCGCCAGGGCTGCCCTGGAAAGTATTGCTTATCAAACGATGGAAGTATTACAGGCAATGGAAGCAGATGCCAATATCAGTATTAAAGAACTGCGTGTAGATGGGGGTGCCACCGGCAATAACCTCCTCATGCAATTCCAGGCTGATATCCTGGGCACCAATGTAGTAAGACCCGGTATTACAGAAACGACTGCGTTAGGTGCAGCATATCTCGCAGGCCTGGCTATCGGCTACTGGAAAGACCAGGAAGAAATCCGCAGTCAGTGGAAGATGGAAAAATGCTTTACTCCCAGTCTCGCCAAAGAGCATCATGAAGAATGGATTGGCGGATGGAACAAAGCAGTAAAGGCTGCTAAAGCGTGGGCACAATAA
- a CDS encoding MlaD family protein — protein MSKESNKRTVIVGIFVFIGLVIFIVGILVLGGQRKTFVKSLRVSALFHDVNGLAAGNNVWYSGVKIGTVKKITFVKLDEIEVVMNIDKSSRQFIHKDVKAKVGSDGLVGNKIVILSGGTDKVPSIEDGDVLIVEPALSPDNIMATLQVNNENLVEITGNLKLITKKIVDGQGTIGKLMTDESMYNNLQATMVTLKATAGNTQRLTDGLADYAAKLQTKGSLANDIITDTLVFNHLRTTVSQMEEAMQKANGVVADLKRASSSISENITSDQSPAGVLLHDQESAEGLKKIISNLESSTSKLDQNMEALKHNFLFRGYFRKQAKRNKD, from the coding sequence ATGAGTAAGGAAAGCAACAAACGGACAGTCATTGTAGGCATATTTGTTTTCATCGGGTTGGTCATCTTTATTGTAGGCATTCTCGTTCTCGGCGGGCAACGGAAAACATTTGTAAAGTCGCTCCGGGTGAGCGCCCTGTTCCATGATGTGAACGGACTGGCCGCCGGTAACAACGTCTGGTATTCCGGTGTAAAAATCGGAACAGTGAAAAAGATCACATTTGTAAAACTGGATGAGATAGAAGTGGTGATGAACATCGACAAAAGTTCCCGCCAGTTTATTCATAAAGATGTGAAAGCCAAAGTAGGCTCTGATGGCCTGGTAGGCAACAAGATCGTCATTCTTTCCGGCGGTACGGATAAAGTACCATCTATTGAAGATGGAGATGTACTGATCGTAGAACCCGCACTGAGCCCCGATAACATCATGGCTACCTTACAGGTGAATAATGAAAACCTGGTGGAGATAACCGGTAACCTGAAACTGATCACTAAAAAGATAGTAGACGGACAAGGCACCATTGGCAAGCTGATGACAGATGAATCGATGTACAACAATCTGCAGGCAACCATGGTTACCTTAAAAGCTACTGCTGGTAATACGCAACGCTTAACGGATGGTCTGGCTGATTATGCAGCCAAGTTACAAACCAAGGGATCGCTGGCCAACGACATCATCACCGACACCCTGGTATTTAACCATCTGCGGACAACCGTGTCACAGATGGAAGAAGCCATGCAAAAAGCAAATGGTGTGGTAGCGGATCTCAAACGTGCCAGTAGCAGCATCAGCGAGAACATCACCAGTGACCAGTCACCCGCCGGCGTGTTATTACATGACCAGGAATCAGCAGAAGGATTAAAGAAGATCATCAGCAACCTGGAATCCAGTACCTCCAAACTGGATCAGAATATGGAAGCACTGAAACATAATTTTTTATTCAGGGGATATTTCAGGAAGCAAGCGAAACGGAACAAGGATTAA